The genomic segment ACATGGGATTGGTGCAACAAAAGCCGCGGCAAGCCCAGGCTCGAACCATTTCAGCAGTCCTGGCTTATCACGAACGAACCGGTACTCCGATCCTGGCCGAAGGCATCGAAACCGAAGCCCATCTCGAGCATGCTCGAGCGTTGGGAGCAACCCTGGGGCAGGGTTTCAAATTTGGTCGCTCCGGCCCAATCTCTGCAGTTCCCTCAGTATCCGCCGATTGGGCAGTCTCCCACCCGCCGATCCGAGCTACCGCGCGAACTCCTTACGACCTTGCTGAAACCGGACCCGTCGCGTGTCGCATCGGTCGAAAGCAGGTGCTGATTGCGTTGTCGGCCCATATCGAAGCTCAAGCTGGCTGCACTGCAGATCCCCCCATCGTTCTTGCAACGTTGCAACACCATCGCTACTTCTCCGCGGGCACCCGCCGACGTTATGTCGAGCTCGCCGAATTCTGTCCGCTGGTAACGGTCTTCGGCCAAGACCTTCCCGAGCATCTCGGATCCGCCATCCGCGGTGTAGCACTGCGCCCGGACGACCCGCTGTGCGAAGAATGGACAGTCGTGGCGCTGGGACCTCAACTGGCGGTGGCGCTCATCGCCCGAGAGCGACCTGGCGGCGCCACTTCATCCGAATACGATCGGCAATTCGAATTTGTCCTAACCTACGAACGCCGCGTGGTCACTGAGGCAGCCCACAGCCTCCTGGCGCGCATGCTGTGATCACGGGAATGGAGCACGCCCCGGCGCCCCGGGGGCCGGCGATCAGGGGCTGACTGTTTCCCGCAGTCTCGATGCACCCGGTATCGGGCGGCGGTAAGCGCGGTGGACGAACCGGGGCGGGCAGTCGATGTAGCGACGTCGACGTGGAACGCATTGGTGTACAGCGCTTTGCGGGTTTGACAACCGCTGAGGCGATGACCGCCGATCTGGGTGCAGAAATGAAGCCCCAAGGACGTTCGGGAGCCCACAGCAATGCCCGTAGCAATAGGGTGTCGCTCGCTACGTGAGCGGGCCACTGTTTGGCCATGAGTATGGAACCGTGCATGTCGGGGTATCTGGGGGAGGTCGAGAAATGACGAAGGGGGCACGCCCGTGCAACACGAATCGAGTCCCCTGGAAGGGATACCGACTCTTCTGGGCTTGGTGCTGCGGCGCCTCGGGCTCGACACGGCATGGTTGTCCTTGTTTCGTGATGGCGTGCAAGTCTTCGAGGTGCTCGACGGCGACGTCGAGGCGGTGGGCCTCTCACCCGGTGACCAGTTCAGCCTGTCCGGCTCATACGACGTCCGGGTCATAGACGGGCGGCTGCCTGCAGTCATCCCCGACACGTCGGCCAACAAGACGGCAGCCGTCCTTCCCATGACACGGCAGTTGGGTGTTGGTGCCTACGTCGGGGTTCCAGTAGTCGGCCCGGGGGGCAGCGCGCTAGGCATGGTGTGCGCGGTCAGTCAGGCGCCGAAGCCGCACCTCGCCGACGTCGATCTGCGAATCATCACCAAAGTGGCCGATCTCATCGGTGCCTTGATGGAGTCGCCGGTCGACCGATCCCCGGTCCGCGCAGATCAGGGCGAGATCCCCCGGGTGGTGGCCGAACAGAACTTCGAGGTTGTCTTCCAACCCATCTACAACGTGTCGACCGGCCAGGTCATGGCTGTCGAAGTCCTGTCGCGTTTCCCGTGCGAACCGTTTCTCCCCGATCTGGTGTTCGGCCGGGCAGCCCTGCTGGGCTTGGACATCGACCTGCAGGCCGCGGTCGTCACCCGGGCTGTGTCGTTAGTGCCGCAGCTGCCCGACGAAGTGCTCGTTGCTGTGAACATCTCCGCGTCAGCGGTGCCGGTGATGCGGTGGGATGAGCTGCTGACCGACGTTGACCCGTCCAGACTGGTGCTGGAGATCACCGAGCATAGTGCTGTCGAGAACTACGCTGCCCTCGACGACGCACTGGAAGCTTGTCGGGCTCACGGTATACGGGTGGCGGTCGACGACGTGGGTGCCGGCCTTTCCTCTTTTTCGCACGTGCTGGAGTTGTCACCAGAATTCGTCAAAGTCGACCGGTCCATCACGCGCAACATCGACATCGATGACGCGAGACAGCGGTTGGCACAATCCATTGTCGAACTCGCCGCGCAGATCGGTGCGACCGTCATCGCCGAAGGGGTGGAGAGTCAAGGCGAACTCGATAGCGTGTGCGCCGTGGGCATCCAGTGGGCCCAGGGTTTCTACCTTGGCCGGCCCAGGTCGTATACGGAGGGTTTTGCGGACAGCCGTGTCGTCGCCACGCCAGTCGATCAATCCTCCGCTGTCGTCGATCTGCGCGGAGAGCGTCCGTTCGAGCTGGCCCTCACCCACTCGCCCATCGGCATGGCCGTCGTCGGCCTGGACGGGGTGTTCCAGCGCACGAACCGGGCATTCAGGAACATGCTTGGCTACGGAAGGCGGGAGCTGGCAAACCTCACTGTCCAGGAGATCACTCATCCCGACGACCTGGACACCGACCGGACCCTGCTAGCGGAGTGCCTGTCTGGCCGTCGTCGGACTTACCGCGTGGACAAGCGCTTCATCGCCGCTGACGGGCGTGTCGTTTGGTGTGACCACACTGCCGTGCTCATCCAGGGCCCCGAGAGCCGGCCTCGTTGCTTCGTATCGCAAATCATGGACGTGACTGTCGAACGAATTCGGGAAGCGGACCTGGCCCGCCAAGTCAACACCGACCGGCTCACCGCGATTGCCAATCGCTCCGCGGCAGGCAGGCTGTTAGACCAACTGGACGCGGCCGACGCCGGGTACGGTGTGCTGTTCTGTGACATCGAGCGATTCAAGTCCTTCAACGACCAGTTGGGTCATCGAGTTGGCGACGAACTGCTGGTGAGGGTCGCAGACCGGATGCGTGCTGCCGTCGAAGGCAGTGACTTCGTCGCTCGGTGGGGGGGCGACGAGTTTCTCGTCATCACCGGCACCGTTGACGAGCGAAAGCTTGCACTCCACGCCGAGCGGATCGCACAGCAGGTGCGCAGTCCGCCGATTACCCTCGCTGACGGCTCGGAAGTCGCCGTTGCCATAACGATAGGCTCCGCTGTACGCCAACCCGGGACCGGCCAAACCAACGACGCAGTGCTCGACCGCGCCGATCAGGACATGTACCAACGGCGACGCAGCCGAACCGATGCCACACGCTAGGCCTCGCCCACTTCGTATCTCGAGCGGCGGAATTCCACGCCAACCCGAAGGACGACGGTTTTGCACGAAAGGCCAAGTCGCGCAAGACAACCCGGTCTGATCTGCTCCGAAGTTGTTACTCGGCGGCCTTCTGCCGTGCTTCCGCGGCCTTCTCCGCCGCGCGCGCGGCCTCCGCCTCGGCTTCTTTCTTGGCGGCGTTGCGTTGCGCTTCGGCCTTGTCCTGCTGGGCTTGGCCCTCCTCGCGCAGGGCGTCGTTGTCGGTCACGATGCCGGCGACTTCCTTGGCCTTGCCTTTCACGTCTTCCACGACGCCCTTCACGGCTTCTTCTGGTCCGCTGTCACCCATGGTTCATTCCCTTCGTCACAAAAGCGTTACTAGGTACTACCCTCCGGGCCGGTGGTCAACCTATGCCTCGCGTCACAACCCGAAATCGCCGTACCGACGGTCGTCAACGGAGCGCCGCTTCTAGCGGGCCCGTCAGTAGACCAGCCACGCCGATGAGGGGAACTATCGCTATCGACCCGGCCCGGGTGGGCCCGCGAATGCCTGCGCGATCTCCAGCCACCGTTGGGCTTGGGGGCCGTTTGCGGTGATGTCCAGGTCGCTCAGCGGGCGGCGCTGCGTGACCAAGTAGCAGAAGTCCTCGGCGGCCCCGGTGACGCGTTCGGCCGCATCGGACGGACCCCAAGACCAGACGTCGCCACCGGGCGCACGCAGCTCGACCAGAAACGGCTCGGTCGGCGGTGCCAGCTCGTTGACCGTGAAGGCGTAATCGCGAGTGCGCACTCCCAGATGGGCGATCGAGCGCAGGCGCGCGGTGGGCGCCCGTTTGACCCCGAGCGCGTCGGCGACGTCCAGCCCGTGCGCCCAGGTCTCCATCAACCGTGCGGTGGCCATCGACGCCGGGCTCATCGGCGGCCCGAACCACGGCAGCTTCCGGCTCTCGTCGACGGTGAGCAGCGCGTCGTGCAGCAGGCCCCGGGTGGCCCGCCATTCGCGCAGCAGGTCTGCCGGTGGCGTGACCGCCAGCTCCTCGGCGCCCGCGTCGACGAAGCCGAGGGGGTCCTGCATCGCGTCGGCCAACACCTCGGCGAACCCCGCCTCGTCGGTGACCGAGAGCAGCGCGACCCGATCGGTCCACCACAGGTGCGCGATCTGATGTGCGACGCTCCAACCCGGCGAGGGCGTCGGGTCGGCCCAGCGCCCCTCGGCCAGCGGCGCCACCAGCGCGTCGAGATCGTCGCTTTCGGCACGCAGGTCGGCCACCATCGGCCCGGCATCAGCCATCTTGACCTCCTAGCGACTGGTCGCCGGCTGACCGCGCCGGCCGACGACACTGTGTACGACGAGTCCGGCCAGGTAGATCCCCGAACCGAACAGCACGAACGTCGGCGCGTGCCCGTCGGCGGGGATCAACGCCGCGGCCACCGTGATCGAGACGATGAACGACACCCAGAACAGCGCATCCTGCACCGCGAACACGTGGCCGCGCAGCGCGTCGTCCACATCCATCTGCATCGCCGAGTCGGCGCACAGCTTGATCATTTGGCCGGTGATGCCGAGAAAGAAGCTGCACCCGACCATGACCGGCAGCGTCAGCCCCACTCCAGCCAGCTGGACCAGCGCGGCCGCGGCCAATGCGCCGTTCGCGGCGGCGTAACGCCCCCAGCGACGCACCGTTGGTGGGGTCAGCAGTGTGGCGATGAACGACCCAAGGCCCGACGCGGCGAAGAACACCAGCGCGATCCCCAGCCCGCCGACCGCGGGGTTTTTCGTGTGATGCGCCAGCAGCAGGATCACTAGCGAGTTGATCCCGACCACCATGCGGTGCGATGCCAATCCGGACAACGCGGCCGCGACCGTCGGCGTGGACACCACCGTGCGCGCACCGTGCAACCACCCGGTGATCACCGCGTAGAGCACCGATCCGTGGATCGCTCGCTTGGTGTCGTCCGGTCCGAGCACCCGTGGGCCGAACCGCAGGGACAGCAGCAGCGCGACGCACACTGGAATCAACGCCATGAAGATGATGACGGACGCGCCCCGATCGCTCCCGCCGACGAACCATCGCGGGATCAGCATGAAGTTGGCGCCGAAGAAGGCCGCGATGGCGCCCGACGCAGTGGCGAGCGAGTTCATCGTCACCACCTCCTCGCGCGGCACCACGTGCGGTAGCGACGCCGACAATCCCGACGCCACGAACCGGGAGAAGCCGTTAAACAACAACGCACCGAGCAGCAGCGGCATCTCGCCGGCACGCACCGCGAGAATCGTGCCGATCAGCAGGATCAGCACCATGCGGCACGCATTGGCGCCGACCAGCACCCAGCGTCGGTCCCACCGGTCCATCAGAGCCCCGGCGAACGGTCCCAGCAGTGAATAGGGCAAGAACAGCACCGCGAATGCGAACGCGATCGACAGCGGATCGGCCGCCCGGTCCGGATTGAACAGCAGCGCGCCGGCGACCGTCGCCTGAAAAAGCCCATCACCGAACTGGCTCGCCATGCGCACCTGAATCACCCGCCGGAAATCCGGCAGGGCGCGCACCGACTGCCAGAGTTCGACGGGTGCACGCGAGGGCATCCGGGTTTGGAACACAGAACCGACTTCCACGATTGGGCTGGACAAAGACAACGCACGCGACGCCGCAGTAATAACAGTACAAATATTTACGCCCGGCGTTTGTTTGTGCCGAGCGATGCTACGGGAGTGCGATGATGGACTGATGCCCCAGCCAGAAGATCCCGAAGACTACATCGCACCCGCTGCCCAGCGGGTGCGTGCGGGTACTTTGCTGCTGGCCAATACCGATCTCCTCGAACCGACGTTTCGGCGCAGCGTCATTTACATCGTCGAGCACAACGACGGCGGCACGCTGGGCGTGGTTCTCAACCGCTCCAGCGAGACCGCGGTCTACAACGTGTTGCCGCAGTGGGCCAAACTCGCAGCCAAGCCGAAGACGATGTTCATCGGTGGGCCGGTGAAGCGCGATGCCGCGCTGTGCCTGGCGGCGCTGCGGATCGGCGCCGACCCGCAGGGTGTGCCGGGTTTGCGACATGTTGCGGGACGCATCGTGATGGTCGACCTCGACGCCGAGCCCGATCTGATCGCCCCGCTGATCGAGGGTGTCCGGATCTATGCGGGATATTCGGGCTGGACCATTGGTCAGCTCGAGGGCGAGATCGAGCGAGACGACTGGATTGTGTTGTCCGCGTTGCCATCTGACGTTCTCGTCGCGGCGAAGGAAGACTTGTGGGGCCAGGTTCTGCGCCGGCAGCCGTTGCCCCTGTCGTTGCTGGCCACCCACCCGATCGACGTCAGCCGAAACTAGGGCTCCTCCCCCACCCGCGACGGCGCCGGCGTTTCGTCGGCCGCACGCGCGAGCCTGGCGGCGATCACCGCGCACACCACCAGCTGAATCTGGTGGAAGATCATCAGCGGCAACATTGTCAGGCCCACGATGTTGCCCGGGAAAAACACCAGCGCCATCGGCAGGCCGGACGCCAGACTCTTCTTCGAGCCACAGAACAGCAGCACGATCGCATCGGCGCGGTCCAGTCGCGCGATCCGGCCGGTCACCGTGGTGGCGACCAGGACGATGGCGAGCAGCCCCGTCGCGACCAAGGCAACCAGGATCAACCGCCAGACGTCGACACTGAACCAGATGCCCTCGACCACGCCCATCGAGAAGGCCGTGTACACGACCAGCAGGATGGATCCCCGGTCGACGACCTTGAGCACCGCCGCATAGCGGCGGATCAATCCCGCGATCCAGGGCCGCGCCAGCTGGCCGGCGCCAAACGGCAGTAACAGCTGCATGACGATGTCGCGGATCGAACTACCGTCCACGTGGACCGCGCCGCTGGTGTTCATCAGCAACACCACCAGCAGCGGGGTCAGCACGATGCCGAGAATGTTCGACAGCGACGCGCTGACGATGGCGGCCGAAACATGGCCTCGCGCAATCGAAGTGAACGCGATCGACGACTGTACGGTCGACGGGACCAGGCACAGAAACAGCACGCCGTTGTAGAGGTCCATCGTCAGGACCGAGGGCACCAACGCCCGGGCGGCCAGGCCCAGCAGCGGAAACAGCACGAACGTCGTGGCCAGCACGAGCAGGTGCAACCGCCATTGCCGCACGCCGTGCCAGGCCTGCTGCGGCGACAGTCGGGCGCCGTAGAGGAAGAACAGCAGCGCGATCGCGGACTGCGCGGCGACCGATGCGGCCTCGGCGGCATCGCCGTGGGCAGGGAAAAGGGAGGCGATCGCGACGGTCGCGGCCAGGGCCAGCAGAAACAGATCGAAGATCGTCGACAAGCGCCTCAGCATGCTGGTCTATTGCACGAGGTCGCGTCGGTGGGGATTCGTCAGTGGCAGGACTGCGTGCAGACGCTGCACTCGCCGGCGCAACTGGGTGCGGCGGCTTCCTGGCGAAGCGCGAATCGTGCGCTCTGCCACGAGCCGGCGGCCAGCGTGCCGAGGGCGCCGGCCACGCAGACGATCAGCACCACGAACGCGGTGTGCGCGGATGCGGCCAGTGCCACCACGCCGCCGGCGGTAAGCATCACCGCGGCCGCCAACTGCGTCGGCGCCATTGCGCGCAATGCCAGTTGCGTGCCGTCGACGGCGTGGTGGTGAGACAGCGACCAAGCTCCGAACCCGGCGGAAGCCACCGCCGCACACACGCACACCACCCCAGCGATCAGCATTGCCTCACAATACGAGGCCGGTCACTGATTCGCGCGCCGGGCTCCACACCCCTTGTGTTGGCGCCGAATTAGCGCGAGCCGAGGTTACTGAAGTTCGGCAGCGGCGGAAGCCCCGGTACGAGGGACAACAGATTCGGCGCGGGCTGCGGGGAGGGCAGCAGATTGGGCGCGGCCAGCTGCGCGGGAAGCCGGGCCGGCGCGCCAACGGGAGCCTGCGCGGGAACCGGGGCGGGTGCGACGCCGGGAACCTGGGCGGGAACTTGCGCAGGAACGGCGGCCGGGGCTTGCGCGGGAACCGCGGCGGGAGCCTGCGCCGGAAGCGCGACGGGCGCGGCAGCCGGCGCGGGCGCGGGCGCGGGGGATTGGGCGGGCGCCGCGGCCCCGGGCGCCGCGGCCCCGGGCGCGGTCACCCGGAATCCGTTGACGATCGCGTCGGTGGCGGGCGCGTCACCGACCGCGACGGCCCGGTCGGTGGTCACCGACAGCGACACCAGGTACGTGTCGTGGCCCGAGGTGGCGAGGACGTGACGGCGCGAGGTGTTCAGCGTCATATCGCCCTCGCGGTAGGTGCCTTCGATCACCGACGACGGGAAACCGTCGAAGTCGGCCATCGAGGCGTTCGTCGACTGCCAGGCCAGCAGCTTCTGGCTGTCGACGTAGCCGTGCGAGATGGCTTCCCTGGGATCGAAGCTACCGACCAGCTTATAGACCACGACCTGCGCGTTTGATGTGTAGACGCTGCTGCCCTGCCGGTCGGCGATCACCGCGAACGCGTCGGGCACGTTGGGGTCGGGCACCTGGGTCCAGCGCGGCGGAACCGGCAGCGTGATGTCGAGCGCTTTGAACCCCTGCGGCTTCTGCGGCTCGAGCTTGACGCCCTTCGACTGGAAGTAGTCGCGCAGCGTTCCGGAGGCCGCGGGAGTGATGGCCGGCTGCGCCGGCGCGACAGCGGCGGCGTTAGGCGTCGCGGCCGGAGCCGCAATGCCGCTGGGCGCCGCGGCGAGGCTTGGCGGAGCGAACGGATTCGCCGACGGTGGGGTGGGGACGAATCGGTTGCTGTTGGCCGTGCCCGGAGCCGAGGGGGGGTAGTACTGCTGCGCCGGCACCGGAACGATGGGACCCGGCGGGACGGGCGCCACCGGATCGGCCGAAGCCGTAGCACCCGAGAATAGGGCGAACCCGATCACACCGGCGGCGAAGCCACCGGCGATTACGCGCCCGGGGGCGGCGATCTGAGTCATCACTGTCGGTCCTTCCGAATGGCTGGCCAACCAGCATCCGTGCGTATAGACCGTGACTGTAACCAGGGGTCAAACGTGCTGGACAGGGCCGAAATAGAGCTGGGATGAACCCCTGATCGATGCGCAACGCAACCTTTATCAACCTGTGGCCGGCGGGCCCGGCAAGTCGGCCCTTATACGCTGTTCACGTGACCCAACCGCCGATCACCTCGTCGCCGAGCATCCCTTCGGGTGCCCAGACGGAGTCCGACGCGCCGCCATTCCGTTACACGGCGGAGCTGGCCGGCACTATTGAGGGCACCTGGCAGGACAACTGGGCCCGGTTAGGGACGTTCAATGTGCCCAACCCGGTGGGGTCGTTGGCGCCGACCGACGGTACCCCGGTGCCCGACGACAAGTTGTTCGTGCAGGACATGTTCCCGTATCCGTCCGGGGACGGGCTGCACGTCGGACACCCCTTGGGTTACATCGCCACCGACGTCTACGCCCGCTATTTCCGGATGATCGGCCGTAATGTCCTGCACGCCTTAGGATTTGACGCCTTTGGGCTGCCCGCTGAGCAATACGCGGTGCAAACCGGCACGCATCCGCGCACCAGGACCGAGGCCAACATCGTCAACTTCCGGCGGCAGTTGGGCCGGTTGGGCCTCGGGCACGACAGTCGGCGATCCTTCTCGACCACCGACGTCGAATTCTACAAGTGGACGCAATGGATCTTCCTGCAGATCTACAACGCGTGGTTCGACCCGGCGGCCGCCAAGGCCCGGCCGATCGCCGAGCTGATCGCCGAATTCGATTCCGGTGCCCGTCGTCTCGACGACGGTCGGGACTGGGCGACATTGTCGGCGGGGGAGCGTGCCGACGTGATCGACGGCTACCGGCTGGTGTACCGGGCGGACTCGATGGTGAACTGGTGCCCCGGGCTGGGCACGGTGCTGGCCAACGAAGAGGTCACCTCCGACGGCCGCAGCGACCGCGGCAACTTCCCGGTGTTCCGGAAACGGTTGCGGCAGTGGATGATGCGTATCACGGCGTACTCCGACCGGCTGCTCGACGACCTGGACGTGCTGGACTGGCCCGATCAGATCAAGTCCATGCAACGCAACTGGATCGGCCGTTCTACCGGCGCGGAGGCGCTGTTCTCGGCCACCGTTCTCAACGGCGACCGCAAGGGCTCCGAGGTCGACATCGATGTGTTCACGACGCGACCCGACACCTTGTTCGGCGCAACCTATCTGGTGCTGGCTCCCGAGCACGACCTGGTGGACGAGCTGGTCGCCGCCGGCTGGCCGGAAGAAGTGGACCCCAGCTGGACGTACGGAGCCGCGACGCCCGCGGAAGCCGTTGCGGCCTACCGGCGAGCGATCGCCGCGAAGTCGGATCTCGAGCGCCAGGAGAGCAAGGAGAAGACCGGCGTTTTCCTGGGCAGCTATGCGATCAATCCGGCCAACGGCAAGCCGGTTCCGGTGTTCATCGCCGACTATGTTCTGGTGGGCTACGGCACCGGGGCCATCATGGCGGTGCCGGGCCACGATCAGCGGGACTGGGATTTTGCCAGCGCATTCCACCTGCCGATCGTGGAAGTCATTGCGGGGGGCGATATTTCGGAATCCGCGTACGCGGGCGACGGCGAGCTGGTGAACTCCGGCTACCTCGACGGTATGGATGTCGCGGCGGCCAAGGAAGCCATCACCGCCCGGCTGGAGTCCGAGGGCCGCGGCCGGGCGCGGATCGAATTCAAATTGCGGGACTGGCTTTTCGCGCGACAAAGGTATTGGGGCGAACCGTTCCCCATCGTGTACGACAGCGACGGGCGCCCGCATGCGCTGAACGAGGCCGCGCTTCCGGTGGAGCTGCCCGACATCCCGGATTATTCGCCGGTGCTGTTCGACCCCGACGATGCCGACAGCGAGCCATCGCCGCCGCTGGGCAAGGCAACCGACTGGGTGCACGTCGAGCTGGACTTGGGCGACGGCCTCAAGCCTTACAGCCGCGACAGCAATGTGATGCCGCAGTGGGCCGGCAGCTCTTGGTACGAGCTGCGCTACACCGATCCGCATAACTCGGAACGGTTCTGCGCCAAGGAAAATGAGGCGTACTGGATGGGTCCGCGGCCGGCCGAGCACGGTGCGCAGGACCCCGGCGGCGTCGACCTGTACGTCGGGGGAGCAGAGCACGCGGTGCTACACCTGCTCTATGCCAGGTTCTGGCACAAGGTCCTCTACGACCTGGGTCACGTCAGTTCGCGAGAGCCATACCGCCGGCTGGTCAATCAGGGGTACATCCAGGCGTTTGCCTACACCGATTCGCGCGGGTCGTACGTCGCGGCCGACGAGGTGGTCGAACGGGACGACAAGTTCTTCTACCCGGGGCCCGACGGCGAGATCGAGGTCTTTCAGGAATTCGGCAAAATCGGTAAGAGCCTGAAGAATTCGATCTCACCGGACGCCATCTGTGACGAATACGGTGCGGACACCCTGCGGGTGTACGAGATGTCGATGGGCCCGCTCGAGGCGTCGCGGCCGTGGGCGACCAAGGACGTGATCGGGGCGCACCGTT from the Mycobacterium lentiflavum genome contains:
- a CDS encoding LpqN/LpqT family lipoprotein — protein: MTQIAAPGRVIAGGFAAGVIGFALFSGATASADPVAPVPPGPIVPVPAQQYYPPSAPGTANSNRFVPTPPSANPFAPPSLAAAPSGIAAPAATPNAAAVAPAQPAITPAASGTLRDYFQSKGVKLEPQKPQGFKALDITLPVPPRWTQVPDPNVPDAFAVIADRQGSSVYTSNAQVVVYKLVGSFDPREAISHGYVDSQKLLAWQSTNASMADFDGFPSSVIEGTYREGDMTLNTSRRHVLATSGHDTYLVSLSVTTDRAVAVGDAPATDAIVNGFRVTAPGAAAPGAAAPAQSPAPAPAPAAAPVALPAQAPAAVPAQAPAAVPAQVPAQVPGVAPAPVPAQAPVGAPARLPAQLAAPNLLPSPQPAPNLLSLVPGLPPLPNFSNLGSR
- a CDS encoding TIGR03084 family metal-binding protein, which gives rise to MADAGPMVADLRAESDDLDALVAPLAEGRWADPTPSPGWSVAHQIAHLWWTDRVALLSVTDEAGFAEVLADAMQDPLGFVDAGAEELAVTPPADLLREWRATRGLLHDALLTVDESRKLPWFGPPMSPASMATARLMETWAHGLDVADALGVKRAPTARLRSIAHLGVRTRDYAFTVNELAPPTEPFLVELRAPGGDVWSWGPSDAAERVTGAAEDFCYLVTQRRPLSDLDITANGPQAQRWLEIAQAFAGPPGPGR
- a CDS encoding sensor domain-containing phosphodiesterase, translated to MTGGGYDGDPSLNDAVRGKGLSLEFQPIVTLDSGAIVGFEALARWPDLGGAGPNQVFAHARALGHDGRLDQQCVTEAIGAALDARLPRQTLITINYEPGTPYPGSLAPALLARARALSLAFELTERSMLAHPRTLLSTVSAMRRDGFLIALDDVGAQPDSLALLDVLRPDIIKLDMGLVQQKPRQAQARTISAVLAYHERTGTPILAEGIETEAHLEHARALGATLGQGFKFGRSGPISAVPSVSADWAVSHPPIRATARTPYDLAETGPVACRIGRKQVLIALSAHIEAQAGCTADPPIVLATLQHHRYFSAGTRRRYVELAEFCPLVTVFGQDLPEHLGSAIRGVALRPDDPLCEEWTVVALGPQLAVALIARERPGGATSSEYDRQFEFVLTYERRVVTEAAHSLLARML
- the mbp1 gene encoding microaggregate-binding protein 1, which produces MGDSGPEEAVKGVVEDVKGKAKEVAGIVTDNDALREEGQAQQDKAEAQRNAAKKEAEAEAARAAEKAAEARQKAAE
- a CDS encoding YqgE/AlgH family protein: MPQPEDPEDYIAPAAQRVRAGTLLLANTDLLEPTFRRSVIYIVEHNDGGTLGVVLNRSSETAVYNVLPQWAKLAAKPKTMFIGGPVKRDAALCLAALRIGADPQGVPGLRHVAGRIVMVDLDAEPDLIAPLIEGVRIYAGYSGWTIGQLEGEIERDDWIVLSALPSDVLVAAKEDLWGQVLRRQPLPLSLLATHPIDVSRN
- a CDS encoding bifunctional diguanylate cyclase/phosphodiesterase, encoding MQHESSPLEGIPTLLGLVLRRLGLDTAWLSLFRDGVQVFEVLDGDVEAVGLSPGDQFSLSGSYDVRVIDGRLPAVIPDTSANKTAAVLPMTRQLGVGAYVGVPVVGPGGSALGMVCAVSQAPKPHLADVDLRIITKVADLIGALMESPVDRSPVRADQGEIPRVVAEQNFEVVFQPIYNVSTGQVMAVEVLSRFPCEPFLPDLVFGRAALLGLDIDLQAAVVTRAVSLVPQLPDEVLVAVNISASAVPVMRWDELLTDVDPSRLVLEITEHSAVENYAALDDALEACRAHGIRVAVDDVGAGLSSFSHVLELSPEFVKVDRSITRNIDIDDARQRLAQSIVELAAQIGATVIAEGVESQGELDSVCAVGIQWAQGFYLGRPRSYTEGFADSRVVATPVDQSSAVVDLRGERPFELALTHSPIGMAVVGLDGVFQRTNRAFRNMLGYGRRELANLTVQEITHPDDLDTDRTLLAECLSGRRRTYRVDKRFIAADGRVVWCDHTAVLIQGPESRPRCFVSQIMDVTVERIREADLARQVNTDRLTAIANRSAAGRLLDQLDAADAGYGVLFCDIERFKSFNDQLGHRVGDELLVRVADRMRAAVEGSDFVARWGGDEFLVITGTVDERKLALHAERIAQQVRSPPITLADGSEVAVAITIGSAVRQPGTGQTNDAVLDRADQDMYQRRRSRTDATR
- a CDS encoding bile acid:sodium symporter family protein is translated as MLRRLSTIFDLFLLALAATVAIASLFPAHGDAAEAASVAAQSAIALLFFLYGARLSPQQAWHGVRQWRLHLLVLATTFVLFPLLGLAARALVPSVLTMDLYNGVLFLCLVPSTVQSSIAFTSIARGHVSAAIVSASLSNILGIVLTPLLVVLLMNTSGAVHVDGSSIRDIVMQLLLPFGAGQLARPWIAGLIRRYAAVLKVVDRGSILLVVYTAFSMGVVEGIWFSVDVWRLILVALVATGLLAIVLVATTVTGRIARLDRADAIVLLFCGSKKSLASGLPMALVFFPGNIVGLTMLPLMIFHQIQLVVCAVIAARLARAADETPAPSRVGEEP
- a CDS encoding MFS transporter, encoding MPSRAPVELWQSVRALPDFRRVIQVRMASQFGDGLFQATVAGALLFNPDRAADPLSIAFAFAVLFLPYSLLGPFAGALMDRWDRRWVLVGANACRMVLILLIGTILAVRAGEMPLLLGALLFNGFSRFVASGLSASLPHVVPREEVVTMNSLATASGAIAAFFGANFMLIPRWFVGGSDRGASVIIFMALIPVCVALLLSLRFGPRVLGPDDTKRAIHGSVLYAVITGWLHGARTVVSTPTVAAALSGLASHRMVVGINSLVILLLAHHTKNPAVGGLGIALVFFAASGLGSFIATLLTPPTVRRWGRYAAANGALAAAALVQLAGVGLTLPVMVGCSFFLGITGQMIKLCADSAMQMDVDDALRGHVFAVQDALFWVSFIVSITVAAALIPADGHAPTFVLFGSGIYLAGLVVHSVVGRRGQPATSR
- the leuS gene encoding leucine--tRNA ligase; protein product: MTQPPITSSPSIPSGAQTESDAPPFRYTAELAGTIEGTWQDNWARLGTFNVPNPVGSLAPTDGTPVPDDKLFVQDMFPYPSGDGLHVGHPLGYIATDVYARYFRMIGRNVLHALGFDAFGLPAEQYAVQTGTHPRTRTEANIVNFRRQLGRLGLGHDSRRSFSTTDVEFYKWTQWIFLQIYNAWFDPAAAKARPIAELIAEFDSGARRLDDGRDWATLSAGERADVIDGYRLVYRADSMVNWCPGLGTVLANEEVTSDGRSDRGNFPVFRKRLRQWMMRITAYSDRLLDDLDVLDWPDQIKSMQRNWIGRSTGAEALFSATVLNGDRKGSEVDIDVFTTRPDTLFGATYLVLAPEHDLVDELVAAGWPEEVDPSWTYGAATPAEAVAAYRRAIAAKSDLERQESKEKTGVFLGSYAINPANGKPVPVFIADYVLVGYGTGAIMAVPGHDQRDWDFASAFHLPIVEVIAGGDISESAYAGDGELVNSGYLDGMDVAAAKEAITARLESEGRGRARIEFKLRDWLFARQRYWGEPFPIVYDSDGRPHALNEAALPVELPDIPDYSPVLFDPDDADSEPSPPLGKATDWVHVELDLGDGLKPYSRDSNVMPQWAGSSWYELRYTDPHNSERFCAKENEAYWMGPRPAEHGAQDPGGVDLYVGGAEHAVLHLLYARFWHKVLYDLGHVSSREPYRRLVNQGYIQAFAYTDSRGSYVAADEVVERDDKFFYPGPDGEIEVFQEFGKIGKSLKNSISPDAICDEYGADTLRVYEMSMGPLEASRPWATKDVIGAHRFLQRVWRLVVDENTGESRVVDEPEQLDTETLRALHRTVAGVAEDYAALRNNTAAAKLIEYTNHLTKEHREAVPRAAVEPLVLMLAPLAPHLAEELWSRLGHTTSLAHGPFPEADPAYLVDDTVEYPVQVNGKVRGRVVVAANADDAALKAAALGDEKVQAFLAGATPRKVIVVAGRLVNLVV